A window of the Euzebya pacifica genome harbors these coding sequences:
- the ppk2 gene encoding polyphosphate kinase 2, with product MTDVDARVFPPEAYNARGKLRREPYEQELARLQVELVKLQAWIQHQGLRVVVIFEGRDAAGKGGVIKRITEPTNPRIVRVAALPAPSDREKTQWYFQRYVAHLPAAGEMVLFDRSWYNRAGVERVMGFATDTQVQAFMRSCPEFERMLIRSGIVLLKYWFSVSDEEQQRRFQGRIDDPTKRWKLSKMDMASWDRWQDYSRAKDEMFAHTDTKQAPWWVVDGDIKRHARLNCIAHLLDQVPYEDLTPDPFELPPRTPSSHGYVRPPVEEQTFVPRRY from the coding sequence ATGACCGACGTCGATGCTCGCGTGTTCCCCCCGGAGGCCTACAACGCCAGGGGCAAGCTCCGGCGGGAGCCCTACGAGCAGGAGCTGGCCCGCCTGCAGGTCGAGCTGGTCAAGCTGCAGGCCTGGATCCAGCACCAGGGCCTGCGCGTCGTGGTGATCTTCGAGGGGCGGGACGCCGCCGGCAAGGGCGGGGTCATCAAGCGCATCACCGAACCCACGAACCCACGGATCGTCCGTGTGGCGGCACTACCGGCCCCGTCGGACCGCGAGAAGACGCAGTGGTACTTCCAGCGCTACGTCGCCCACCTGCCCGCCGCCGGGGAGATGGTGCTGTTCGACCGGTCCTGGTACAACCGCGCCGGCGTCGAGCGGGTGATGGGGTTCGCAACCGACACGCAGGTGCAGGCGTTCATGCGGTCGTGCCCGGAGTTCGAACGCATGCTGATCCGCAGCGGCATCGTGCTGCTCAAGTACTGGTTCAGCGTCTCCGACGAGGAGCAGCAGCGCCGGTTCCAGGGCCGCATCGACGATCCGACGAAGCGCTGGAAGCTGTCGAAGATGGACATGGCCTCGTGGGACCGCTGGCAGGACTACAGCCGCGCCAAGGACGAGATGTTCGCCCACACCGACACCAAGCAGGCGCCGTGGTGGGTGGTCGACGGCGACATCAAGCGCCATGCCCGGCTCAACTGCATCGCGCACCTGCTGGACCAGGTCCCCTACGAGGACCTGACCCCCGACCCCTTCGAGCTGCCGCCCCGGACCCCGTCCTCACACGGCTACGTCCGCCCGCCGGTCGAGGAGCAGACGTTCGTGCCCAGGCGGTACTGA
- a CDS encoding NAD(P)/FAD-dependent oxidoreductase: MSDRPLPAPPDGLLRWPVVIVGAGAAGMMTAIHAARTGVPVLVLESARKPGAKIKVSGGGRCNVLPSVVDEGDFHTEGSSKAVRKVLRSWPLDHVTAFFADDLGIPLKVEDTGKVFPVSDRSGDVVVALLRAMDRAGVTLATDTRVADVTRGDGGFTVTTTDDRSVHADRLVLTTGGLSLPKTGSDGAGYRWARTLGHTVLPRYPALVPLLTDTGDWDRLAGLAVPARLTARAPKVVWEGEGDLLVTHKGFSGPVVLDASYRVAAPWGQGTALTARWAAADAPADWDVHLQQGGARPVAAVLRDTLPRRLADHLCGLADIDPSTTLGALRRDDRKRLVSLLEECPLHVTGTEGYRTAEVTGGGVPLAELSTTTLESRLVPGLHMAGEIIDVTGRLGGYNFHWAWVTGRLAGLAAG, encoded by the coding sequence GTGTCCGATCGTCCTCTCCCTGCCCCGCCGGACGGCCTCCTGCGCTGGCCGGTCGTCATCGTTGGTGCGGGCGCAGCCGGCATGATGACGGCGATCCACGCGGCTCGGACCGGTGTCCCCGTCCTGGTGCTCGAGTCGGCCCGCAAGCCGGGCGCCAAGATCAAGGTCTCCGGTGGCGGCCGCTGCAACGTCCTGCCGTCCGTCGTCGACGAGGGCGACTTCCACACCGAGGGTTCGTCGAAGGCCGTCCGCAAGGTGCTGCGATCCTGGCCGCTGGACCACGTCACCGCGTTCTTCGCCGACGACCTGGGCATCCCCCTGAAGGTGGAGGACACCGGCAAGGTCTTCCCGGTCAGCGATCGGTCGGGCGACGTGGTTGTTGCGCTGCTCCGGGCGATGGACCGAGCCGGGGTCACCCTGGCCACCGACACGAGGGTCGCCGACGTCACCCGAGGCGATGGCGGCTTCACGGTCACCACGACCGACGACCGTTCGGTCCACGCTGACCGGCTCGTCCTGACGACCGGTGGCCTGTCGTTGCCGAAGACCGGCAGCGACGGTGCTGGCTACCGCTGGGCGAGGACGCTCGGTCACACCGTCCTGCCCCGCTACCCGGCGCTGGTCCCGCTCCTGACCGACACGGGGGACTGGGACCGCCTGGCGGGGCTGGCCGTCCCGGCCCGCCTGACCGCCCGGGCCCCCAAGGTCGTGTGGGAGGGCGAAGGCGACCTGCTCGTGACGCACAAGGGGTTCTCGGGCCCGGTCGTGCTGGATGCCTCGTACCGCGTGGCGGCGCCGTGGGGCCAGGGCACGGCCCTGACCGCCCGCTGGGCCGCCGCGGACGCCCCGGCCGACTGGGACGTGCACCTGCAGCAGGGTGGGGCCCGCCCCGTGGCCGCGGTGCTGCGCGACACACTGCCGCGCCGCCTGGCCGACCACCTGTGCGGGCTGGCCGACATCGACCCCTCGACGACGCTGGGAGCGCTGCGGCGCGACGACCGCAAGCGGCTGGTCTCCCTGCTCGAGGAGTGCCCGCTGCACGTCACCGGGACCGAGGGGTACCGGACCGCCGAGGTCACGGGCGGGGGAGTCCCGCTCGCCGAGCTGTCGACCACGACGCTGGAGTCACGCCTCGTCCCGGGCCTGCACATGGCCGGCGAGATCATCGACGTGACCGGCCGCCTGGGTGGCTACAACTTCCACTGGGCGTGGGTCACGGGCCGTCTCGCCGGCCTGGCGGCCGGGTAG